The following coding sequences are from one Anguilla anguilla isolate fAngAng1 chromosome 12, fAngAng1.pri, whole genome shotgun sequence window:
- the mab21l1 gene encoding putative nucleotidyltransferase MAB21L1, with protein MIAAQAKLVYHLNKYYNEKCQSRKAAISKTIREVCKVVSDVLKEVEVQEPRFISSLNEMENRFEGLEVISPTEFEVVLYLNQMGVFNFVDDGSLPGCAVLKLSDGRKRSMSLWVEFITASGYLSARKIRSRFQTLVAQAVDKCSYRDVVKMVADTSEVKLRIRDRYVVQITPAFKCTGIWPRSAAHWPLPHIPWPGPNRVAEVKAEGFNLLSKECYSLNGKQSSAESDAWVLQFAEAENRLLLGGCRKKCLSVLKTLRDRHLELPGQPLNNYHMKTLVSYECEKHPRESDWDENCLGDRLNGILLQLISCLQCRRCPHYFLPNLDLFQGKPHSALENAAKQTWRLAREILTNPKSLEKL; from the coding sequence ATGATAGCTGCTCAGGCTAAGTTGGTGTACCACCTAAACAAATACTACAACGAGAAATGCCAGTCTCGGAAAGCGGCGATCTCCAAGACAATCCGGGAGGTTTGCAAGGTGGTGTCGGACGTCCtgaaggaggtggaggtgcaggagccCCGCTTCATCAGTTCCCTGAACGAAATGGAAAACCGCTTTGAGGGACTGGAGGTGATTTCGCCAACGGAATTCGAGGTGGTCCTCTATTTAAATCAGATGGGGGTTTTCAACTTCGTGGACGACGGTTCGCTGCCAGGCTGCGCGGTGCTCAAACTCAGCGACGGCCGCAAGAGAAGCATGTCCCTGTGGGTAGAGTTCATCACAGCCTCCGGTTACCTTTCGGCCCGCAAGATCCGGTCCCGCTTTCAAACGCTGGTGGCACAGGCGGTGGATAAATGCAGCTACAGAGATGTCGTAAAGATGGTCGCAGACACCAGCGAAGTGAAACTACGCATAAGGGACAGATACGTGGTTCAGATTACCCCGGCTTTCAAATGCACGGGAATATGGCCACGGAGCGCGGCGCACTGGCCACTGCCACACATCCCCTGGCCAGGACCAAACAGGGTGGCGGAGGTGAAAGCCGAAGGTTTTAACCTTTTATCCAAGGAATGCTACTCGTTAAATGGGAAACAGAGCTCAGCGGAGAGCGACGCCTGGGTCTTACAATTCGCCGAAGCCGAGAATCGACTCCTGCTGGGAGGATGCAGGAAGAAATGTCTGTCCGTGCTAAAGACACTCCGCGACCGTCACCTTGAACTCCCGGGACAGCCCCTCAACAACTACCACATGAAAACTCTGGTCTCGTACGAGTGTGAAAAACATCCACGGGAATCGGATTGGGACGAGAACTGTCTCGGGGATCGACTTAACGGAATTTTACTACAGCTCATCTCGTGCTTGCAGTGCAGAAGGTGTCCGCATTACTTTCTGCCAAACTTAGACCTGTTTCAGGGAAAACCTCATTCAGCCCTCGAGAATGCGGCCAAACAGACATGGCGTTTGGCAAGAGAGATTCTTACCAACCCAAAAAGCTTGGAAAAACTCTGA